A genomic window from Pseudocitrobacter corydidari includes:
- a CDS encoding Rieske (2Fe-2S) protein, producing the protein MSWIGVCDAEQVQEDFPYSGKIEGKEIGIYLVDGEFYALEDVCPHAYALLSQGFVEDGKVECPLHEAVFDVKTGQCLHGPGGRNLNRYPVRVFENQIQITFIEETVA; encoded by the coding sequence ATGAGCTGGATAGGCGTATGTGACGCGGAGCAGGTACAGGAAGATTTCCCTTATAGCGGCAAAATTGAAGGTAAAGAGATCGGTATTTATCTGGTCGATGGCGAGTTTTACGCGCTGGAAGACGTTTGTCCTCACGCTTACGCGCTGTTGAGCCAGGGGTTTGTCGAAGACGGCAAAGTGGAATGCCCGCTGCATGAAGCGGTGTTCGACGTTAAAACCGGCCAGTGTCTGCACGGGCCCGGTGGTCGCAACCTGAATCGCTACCCGGTACGGGTATTCGAAAACCAAATTCAGATCACTTTCATTGAGGAGACCGTGGCATGA
- a CDS encoding recombinase-like helix-turn-helix domain-containing protein has product MSETLDFNPALPESRQFTPPAEGGNGNIHKPGDYQNIIWQTRSRVPENWELLLITALEELFEQGVETLPELVNGLNAIRMYDQQGAPWSDDSFQAFLQVNGY; this is encoded by the coding sequence ATGAGCGAAACTCTGGATTTCAACCCGGCGTTGCCGGAAAGCCGCCAGTTTACCCCGCCCGCAGAAGGCGGTAACGGCAACATTCACAAGCCGGGTGATTACCAGAATATCATCTGGCAAACCCGCAGCCGCGTGCCGGAGAACTGGGAGCTGCTGCTGATTACCGCGCTGGAAGAGTTGTTCGAGCAGGGCGTGGAGACGCTGCCGGAACTGGTCAACGGGCTCAACGCGATTCGCATGTACGACCAGCAGGGCGCGCCATGGAGCGATGACAGCTTCCAGGCATTCTTACAGGTTAACGGTTACTGA
- a CDS encoding aromatic ring-hydroxylating oxygenase subunit alpha — MTTTVQSYLDKGLRGLWYPVLASWEVQSAPVGITRLGEQIVVWRNKDGQVQALEDRCPHRGARLSMGWNLGDRIACWYHGVEVAGNGEVKDVPAVDRCPLVGQQCVRSYNVQEAHGAIFLWFGVTADQQPEELTFPEELADTESYSNFLCSAAWKCNYQYALENVMDPMHGTYLHSSSHSMAEGDRKADMVLQPTQTGFIFEKKGQSGVNFDWVELGNSGTYWMRLSIPYKRRFGPGGHFWIVGMVVPEDNDNCRVFFWRIRRVQGWQRDLWRFMYRNRLEKLHWEVLEQDRVVLESLAPNARDHEYLYQHDVGLSRLRRMMQKAAKEQLATRDAQQGAA; from the coding sequence ATGACAACAACAGTACAGAGCTATCTCGATAAAGGGTTGCGCGGTTTGTGGTATCCGGTGCTGGCGAGCTGGGAAGTGCAGTCCGCGCCGGTCGGGATCACCCGCCTGGGCGAACAAATCGTGGTGTGGCGTAACAAAGATGGTCAGGTACAGGCGCTGGAAGATCGCTGCCCGCACCGTGGCGCGCGTCTGTCGATGGGCTGGAACCTTGGCGACCGTATTGCCTGCTGGTATCACGGTGTGGAAGTGGCGGGCAACGGTGAAGTGAAAGACGTTCCGGCGGTGGATCGCTGCCCGCTGGTGGGCCAGCAGTGCGTGCGCAGCTACAACGTGCAGGAAGCGCACGGCGCGATTTTCCTGTGGTTTGGCGTCACCGCTGACCAACAGCCGGAAGAGCTCACCTTCCCGGAAGAGCTGGCGGACACCGAAAGCTACAGCAACTTCCTCTGTTCTGCCGCGTGGAAATGCAATTACCAGTACGCGCTGGAAAACGTCATGGACCCGATGCACGGCACCTACCTGCACTCGTCTTCGCACTCGATGGCGGAAGGCGATCGCAAAGCCGACATGGTGCTGCAACCGACCCAAACCGGCTTCATCTTCGAGAAAAAAGGGCAGAGCGGTGTCAACTTCGACTGGGTTGAGCTGGGCAACAGCGGCACTTACTGGATGCGCCTCTCGATCCCGTACAAACGTCGTTTTGGGCCGGGCGGTCATTTCTGGATTGTCGGCATGGTGGTGCCGGAAGATAACGACAACTGCCGCGTCTTCTTCTGGCGTATCCGTCGCGTACAGGGCTGGCAGCGCGATCTCTGGCGTTTTATGTACCGCAACCGCCTGGAGAAACTGCACTGGGAAGTGCTGGAACAGGATCGCGTGGTGCTGGAGAGCCTGGCGCCGAACGCCCGCGATCATGAATATCTCTATCAGCACGATGTCGGCCTTTCCCGCCTGCGCCGCATGATGCAGAAAGCAGCAAAAGAACAGCTGGCGACGCGCGACGCGCAGCAGGGAGCGGCCTGA
- a CDS encoding SDR family oxidoreductase, with protein sequence MHGLLDGKRIVVTGAARGLGFHFAKSCAEQGAMVVMCDILAGELAESAHSLREQGYRIEDYVIDLADSASIDATFAAIAESGAIDGLVNNAAMATGVGGKNMIDYDPDLWDRVMNVNVKGTWLVTRAAVPLLREGSGIVNVASDTALWGAPRLMAYVASKGAVIAMTRSMARELGEKRIRINAIAPGLTRVEATEYVPAERHQLYENGRALAGAQQPEDVTGSVLWLLSDLSGFVTGQLIPVNGGFIFN encoded by the coding sequence ATGCACGGCTTACTCGACGGCAAGCGCATCGTGGTGACCGGCGCGGCACGTGGGCTCGGTTTTCACTTTGCCAAATCTTGTGCAGAGCAGGGCGCGATGGTTGTGATGTGCGACATCCTCGCCGGTGAGCTGGCGGAAAGCGCGCACAGCCTGCGTGAGCAGGGCTACCGTATTGAAGATTACGTGATTGATTTAGCCGACAGCGCGTCTATCGACGCTACGTTTGCCGCCATCGCAGAAAGTGGGGCGATTGATGGGCTGGTGAATAACGCGGCGATGGCGACCGGCGTCGGCGGTAAAAATATGATCGACTACGATCCTGATCTCTGGGATCGGGTGATGAACGTCAACGTCAAAGGTACCTGGCTGGTGACACGCGCCGCCGTGCCTCTGCTGCGCGAGGGATCGGGGATCGTTAACGTGGCCTCGGACACCGCGCTGTGGGGCGCGCCGCGCCTGATGGCCTACGTTGCCAGCAAGGGCGCGGTGATTGCCATGACCCGTTCGATGGCCCGTGAACTGGGCGAAAAACGTATCCGTATCAATGCGATTGCGCCGGGGTTGACGCGCGTGGAAGCGACGGAGTACGTGCCTGCTGAGCGTCATCAACTGTATGAAAATGGCCGGGCGCTGGCGGGCGCGCAGCAGCCAGAGGATGTCACCGGTAGCGTGCTGTGGCTGTTGAGCGATCTCTCCGGGTTTGTTACCGGGCAGCTTATTCCGGTCAACGGCGGCTTTATTTTTAACTGA